The following proteins are co-located in the Atribacteraceae bacterium genome:
- a CDS encoding 2-oxoacid:acceptor oxidoreductase family protein, giving the protein MYTETLIGGFGGQGILFMGRILATAGMFEGFEVSWYPSYGPEMRGGTATCTVIVSSETIGATQSEHPDVCIAMNEPSLRRYAPGVREKGLLAVNSSLVHHAVSYPDINVLMVPANELVARLPDPRTLNMVMLGAVLAYHPVVHFETLQAAIRDVLAGKPDDLVNMNLRAIEAGKEFIIQEKNRGGAQC; this is encoded by the coding sequence ATGTACACTGAGACGCTGATCGGCGGCTTTGGTGGTCAGGGAATCCTGTTTATGGGCCGTATATTGGCGACTGCCGGAATGTTTGAAGGATTTGAGGTGAGTTGGTATCCTTCTTACGGACCGGAAATGCGTGGTGGAACGGCAACCTGTACGGTCATCGTCTCTTCGGAGACAATCGGAGCGACCCAGTCCGAACATCCTGACGTTTGCATTGCCATGAACGAACCATCCCTCAGGCGCTACGCGCCCGGCGTTAGGGAAAAGGGGCTTCTGGCGGTCAATTCATCGCTCGTTCACCACGCGGTTTCCTATCCGGATATCAATGTGCTCATGGTCCCGGCGAACGAGCTGGTAGCGCGACTTCCCGACCCCCGGACTCTGAATATGGTCATGCTCGGTGCGGTCCTGGCATATCATCCGGTGGTCCATTTCGAGACCTTACAAGCGGCGATCCGGGATGTGTTGGCCGGAAAGCCGGATGACCTTGTCAATATGAACCTCCGGGCTATCGAGGCGGGTAAAGAATTTATTATCCAGGAAAAAAACAGAGGGGGAGCCCAGTGTTAG
- the trpS gene encoding tryptophan--tRNA ligase has translation MNTRKRIFSGMRPTGKMHIGHYFGALRNWIRLQEEYDCIFGVVDWHALTTSFEQTEDLEKNILDMVKDWLSVGINPERSLMMIQSLVREHAELHLLFSMITPVGWLDRNPVLKQQLQDMGLKEAVGYGHLGYPVLMAADILIYRAVGVPVGEDQVPHIEMTREIARRFNHLYHTAVFPEPDELLTETPRILGIDGKKMSKSVNNTIGLSEDRNDIKKKVASMFTDPDKIRRNDPGHPERCNVFSLQGLIANPRVSEIEMDCRSGALGCVDCKKELSGLLVDFLDAITPYRTEYQAKDSLVRELLVEGSRKAREMARETMSIVRRAVRIDYGLPRHE, from the coding sequence GTGAATACCCGGAAACGTATATTCAGCGGAATGCGACCTACAGGCAAGATGCATATTGGACATTATTTTGGCGCACTCAGGAATTGGATCCGCTTACAGGAGGAATATGACTGTATTTTCGGGGTGGTCGATTGGCATGCCTTGACCACTTCCTTCGAACAGACCGAAGATCTGGAAAAGAACATCCTGGACATGGTCAAGGACTGGCTGAGCGTGGGGATAAATCCCGAACGATCGTTGATGATGATTCAGTCTCTGGTGAGAGAGCACGCCGAACTCCACCTTCTTTTTTCCATGATTACCCCGGTAGGATGGTTGGATCGGAATCCGGTTCTCAAACAACAGCTTCAGGACATGGGTCTCAAGGAAGCGGTTGGCTACGGGCATCTCGGGTACCCGGTCCTGATGGCTGCAGATATTTTAATCTATCGTGCAGTGGGGGTTCCGGTTGGCGAAGATCAGGTTCCGCACATCGAGATGACCCGGGAAATCGCCCGTCGTTTCAACCACCTCTATCACACCGCTGTTTTTCCGGAGCCGGACGAACTTTTGACTGAAACCCCGCGTATCCTGGGGATAGATGGGAAAAAAATGAGTAAAAGCGTCAACAACACCATAGGTCTATCGGAAGATAGGAACGACATCAAGAAAAAGGTGGCTTCGATGTTTACGGATCCGGATAAAATCCGCAGGAACGATCCCGGGCATCCTGAGCGCTGTAACGTGTTCTCTCTACAAGGGTTGATCGCGAACCCGCGGGTCTCGGAAATCGAAATGGACTGCCGGAGTGGAGCGTTGGGTTGTGTAGATTGCAAAAAGGAACTGTCCGGTCTTCTGGTGGATTTTTTAGATGCCATCACTCCATACCGGACCGAATACCAGGCAAAAGATAGCCTGGTCAGAGAACTACTCGTTGAAGGAAGCCGCAAGGCGCGCGAAATGGCCAGAGAAACCATGTCCATAGTCCGCCGCGCCGTTCGCATCGACTATGGTCTGCCCCGGCATGAGTGA
- a CDS encoding pseudouridine synthase — MNEAPPESGGERLNKFLARLGVASRRGCEEIIRAGRVAISGKPAIDPGRLVLTGESVTLDGKPLIRQERTVYIKFYKPRDVLTTVRDPFGRKTVMSFFSEVPDRIYPVGRLDQDSEGLLLLTNDGALTYRLTHPRFEIPKKYRVFVSGTIELEELDFLKSGIEKNGTTYRIASGEIKGYTRDCSIVDLILFEGKKHEIRILFDSLKHPVLRLIRLAMGPFILDQNILPGQWKYFTQEERKKIQSLMEENTGCG, encoded by the coding sequence TTGAATGAAGCCCCGCCAGAGAGTGGCGGAGAACGACTTAACAAGTTTTTGGCTCGTTTGGGAGTCGCTTCCCGCCGGGGGTGTGAAGAAATAATCCGGGCTGGACGGGTCGCGATTTCTGGTAAACCTGCCATTGATCCCGGCCGGCTCGTGCTAACGGGTGAATCGGTCACACTCGATGGAAAACCGCTAATACGGCAGGAGCGGACGGTATATATCAAGTTTTACAAACCCCGGGATGTCTTAACCACGGTAAGAGATCCTTTCGGCCGTAAAACAGTGATGTCTTTTTTTTCAGAAGTTCCCGACCGGATTTACCCGGTCGGCCGCCTGGACCAGGATAGTGAAGGGCTCCTCCTCCTGACCAATGACGGAGCTCTCACGTACCGGTTAACCCATCCCCGGTTCGAAATCCCCAAAAAATACCGGGTCTTTGTCTCGGGAACAATCGAATTGGAAGAATTGGATTTTTTGAAATCAGGTATTGAAAAAAATGGAACGACATATCGAATCGCCTCAGGGGAAATCAAGGGTTATACCCGGGACTGCTCAATTGTCGATTTAATCCTGTTTGAAGGGAAAAAGCACGAGATCCGCATCCTGTTTGATTCTCTCAAGCATCCCGTGCTAAGATTAATCCGGTTAGCAATGGGACCGTTCATCTTGGACCAGAACATTCTTCCTGGCCAATGGAAGTATTTTACTCAAGAAGAGCGGAAAAAGATTCAATCTCTAATGGAGGAAAATACCGGCTGTGGATAA
- a CDS encoding CBS domain-containing protein, translating to MDIVVSHEGSDFDSLSSMYAVTRLYPGTVMVLGGAVNRNVRHFLTLYGHFFPYSLEKDLDWTAVKRVFVTDTSLPDRIGRAGQAIRQGSITYVVYDHHPLSEESLAGDTVHIEPLGACTTLLVKRIREKNLPLAPLEATLFTLGIYEDTGSFTFPTTTSDDLDAVSYLIQRGAQVGYVPRFTGLQLTTEQREILKRMIDSLVVENINGIPVHFTSVTSHEYIDGVSFLVHKLMDLEEIEVLFAVFTLEEKVYIISRSRLEDVDLRKILEKMNGGGHRGAASTALKNITPEEAIRKLRNILRESLSFLRAYEIMSYPVKTIHVESSIREASLIMIRFGYSGLPVVNEMGSVVGLIARRDVEKAIHHGLQNAPVKSFMAPQVITVTPDSSIFQVRNLMVEKDIGRIPVVKEGRLMGIITRSDLLRTFHQQENFLSPRLTRLNISQKLFFQFSEADLSFLNKLGDLARKMGYQAYLVGGVVRDCILGIPNEDLDIVIEGNAIEFVKKVTELFPGKTVSYPPFGTAILIMANQRRIDFATARQEYYPQAGSAPEVEYASLRRDLFRRDFTINALAASLSPDNWGDLFDFFGGIRDLENHSLRILHPLSLVEDPARIIRAVRFEQKYDFAIEPFTMSLLKQAVREEQLNSLKPDRLKEEIQLILRLPGYHRYLRRLYQLDTFPCIFPGCTWKAEYTRIFEDLKKGIDQFPPPVPLDLFLLKLSPLLENMSLYHLDNFVKKLSLSHRQAQAINSYFGDRDRLRRTLSRPIMRPSAAFRILQRIPLEFLYLNLAIYSDNQLAYQTLERYLTEWFSTKPVLTGNDLKEMGLREGPIYATILEELRLAMIDGMVFNRAEERQFVKNIVEGMR from the coding sequence ATGGACATAGTGGTCAGCCACGAAGGAAGCGATTTCGACTCTCTTTCGTCCATGTATGCCGTGACTCGGCTGTACCCCGGGACTGTTATGGTGCTGGGAGGCGCCGTCAATCGCAATGTCAGACACTTCCTGACCCTATACGGGCATTTTTTTCCCTATAGCCTGGAAAAAGACTTGGACTGGACAGCGGTCAAGCGGGTCTTTGTTACTGATACATCGCTTCCCGATCGGATCGGAAGAGCAGGTCAGGCCATCCGGCAGGGATCGATAACCTATGTGGTGTATGATCATCATCCCCTTTCCGAAGAAAGCCTGGCTGGGGATACGGTTCATATCGAACCTCTGGGCGCCTGCACAACGCTTTTAGTGAAAAGGATACGGGAAAAGAACCTGCCTCTGGCCCCTCTCGAAGCGACTCTGTTTACGCTCGGGATTTATGAAGACACCGGGTCCTTTACTTTTCCAACCACCACCTCGGATGATTTGGACGCGGTCTCCTATCTGATCCAGCGAGGGGCACAGGTGGGGTACGTCCCCCGTTTCACCGGTTTGCAACTGACCACTGAACAGAGGGAAATCCTGAAACGGATGATTGACTCCCTCGTAGTTGAAAATATCAACGGAATACCCGTTCATTTTACCTCGGTGACCAGCCATGAATACATCGATGGGGTTTCTTTCCTGGTTCACAAATTGATGGATCTTGAAGAGATCGAAGTACTTTTTGCCGTATTCACCCTCGAAGAGAAAGTCTATATCATTTCCCGCAGCCGCCTGGAAGACGTCGACCTCCGGAAAATATTGGAAAAAATGAACGGAGGAGGTCATCGCGGCGCGGCTTCGACCGCCTTGAAAAATATCACCCCGGAAGAGGCGATCAGGAAACTCCGAAATATTCTGCGGGAATCACTGTCCTTCCTGAGGGCCTATGAAATCATGTCTTACCCGGTCAAGACCATTCATGTGGAGAGTTCGATTCGCGAAGCTTCCCTGATCATGATCAGATTCGGTTATTCCGGTCTCCCGGTAGTCAACGAAATGGGGTCCGTGGTAGGTTTAATTGCCCGCCGTGATGTCGAAAAAGCGATACATCACGGACTACAGAACGCACCGGTGAAGAGCTTCATGGCTCCCCAGGTCATCACCGTGACTCCCGATTCGTCCATATTCCAGGTCCGTAACCTGATGGTGGAAAAGGATATCGGCCGGATTCCGGTGGTCAAAGAGGGGAGACTGATGGGAATCATCACCCGAAGCGATCTCCTGCGGACCTTTCACCAGCAGGAGAATTTTCTTAGCCCCCGACTCACCCGCCTGAATATCTCCCAGAAACTCTTTTTCCAGTTTTCCGAGGCGGATCTGAGCTTCTTGAATAAACTTGGAGACCTCGCCCGGAAAATGGGGTACCAGGCCTACCTGGTGGGCGGAGTGGTGCGAGACTGTATCCTTGGTATTCCGAATGAAGACTTGGATATCGTTATTGAAGGGAACGCCATCGAGTTTGTGAAAAAGGTCACTGAGTTGTTCCCGGGGAAGACGGTATCGTACCCCCCCTTTGGCACCGCCATCCTGATCATGGCCAACCAGCGACGTATCGATTTTGCGACCGCCCGTCAGGAATACTATCCACAAGCCGGTTCCGCTCCGGAAGTAGAATACGCAAGTCTGAGACGGGATCTCTTCCGCCGGGATTTTACGATCAACGCCCTGGCCGCCAGCCTAAGCCCGGATAATTGGGGGGACCTGTTCGACTTTTTCGGTGGGATCCGCGATTTGGAAAACCACTCCTTGCGCATACTGCACCCCCTGAGCCTGGTGGAGGATCCTGCCCGCATCATCAGGGCAGTCCGGTTTGAGCAAAAATACGATTTCGCCATCGAACCGTTTACGATGAGTCTTCTGAAGCAAGCAGTTCGGGAAGAACAACTCAACTCTCTCAAACCGGATCGACTTAAGGAGGAAATACAACTCATTCTCCGCCTGCCGGGATACCACCGCTACCTACGCCGATTGTACCAACTGGACACCTTTCCCTGCATTTTTCCGGGGTGTACCTGGAAAGCTGAATATACCAGAATCTTTGAAGACTTGAAAAAAGGGATTGACCAATTCCCGCCGCCCGTTCCCCTTGACCTTTTTCTCCTGAAGCTGAGCCCCCTGCTTGAAAACATGAGCCTCTATCACCTGGACAACTTCGTCAAAAAACTTTCCCTGTCCCACCGGCAAGCTCAGGCGATCAACAGCTATTTCGGTGACCGGGATCGGTTGCGTAGAACGCTGTCCCGTCCGATCATGCGTCCTTCTGCCGCCTTCCGGATCTTGCAGCGGATCCCCCTTGAATTCCTGTATCTCAACCTGGCCATTTATTCGGACAACCAGCTAGCTTACCAAACCCTTGAACGCTATTTAACCGAATGGTTTTCCACGAAACCGGTTTTGACCGGAAATGACCTAAAGGAAATGGGCCTTCGTGAAGGACCGATTTATGCTACAATTTTGGAGGAACTCCGTCTGGCCATGATTGACGGGATGGTATTCAATCGAGCGGAGGAACGGCAATTCGTCAAAAACATCGTAGAAGGGATGAGGTAG
- a CDS encoding NUDIX hydrolase — protein sequence MIIFNREREGAEPLIPELVKSETVFRAKIFDIVRNQYEDRFERIFVHHPGAVAVVASTTQNRLLLIRQFRAPAARWLWEIPAGTLEAGEGPAECARRELEEETGFVSQQWEFLLPVFLAPGYSSEIIHLYRARNAWPHPESRQGDEDEEIYLHEITRLEARRLLASGSIADAKTIIGLQQWLSEPECGF from the coding sequence ATGATTATTTTCAACCGGGAGCGAGAAGGCGCCGAACCGCTTATCCCTGAATTGGTAAAAAGCGAAACGGTGTTTCGAGCGAAGATATTCGATATTGTTCGGAATCAGTATGAAGACCGTTTTGAGCGTATATTTGTCCACCATCCCGGAGCAGTTGCGGTGGTCGCCAGCACCACACAAAACAGACTCCTCCTTATTCGACAGTTCCGGGCGCCGGCGGCTCGCTGGTTATGGGAAATTCCGGCTGGCACTCTGGAGGCTGGAGAGGGCCCGGCGGAATGCGCCCGCCGGGAACTTGAAGAAGAAACCGGGTTTGTTTCGCAACAGTGGGAATTTCTTCTCCCGGTATTTCTCGCGCCTGGGTATAGCTCGGAAATCATCCACCTGTATCGAGCCCGGAACGCCTGGCCACATCCTGAATCCCGGCAGGGGGACGAGGATGAGGAGATCTACCTCCATGAAATCACCCGGCTGGAAGCCCGCCGATTGCTCGCTTCAGGTTCGATCGCCGATGCCAAGACGATTATCGGTTTACAACAATGGCTGAGTGAACCGGAATGCGGATTCTGA
- the scpB gene encoding SMC-Scp complex subunit ScpB → MSRFERMTSANKTPGLIEAYLFASPHPVSIREMSELTGESEESLRRVLEELTKRYSSEEGSLVIRQVADTWQMMVLPEYGQAIKEFAKIIVKKGLSRAALETLALISLFQPITKAAIDLQRGADSAGSLKTLLERGLVHIDGYADKPGKPYLYRVTRKFYQTFGIDGPEGLERLQRIIMVPGEEPVE, encoded by the coding sequence TTGTCTCGTTTCGAAAGAATGACCTCGGCTAATAAAACGCCGGGTTTGATCGAAGCCTATCTTTTTGCTTCACCGCACCCGGTGAGCATCCGAGAAATGAGCGAATTGACCGGGGAAAGTGAAGAGAGCCTCCGGAGGGTACTTGAAGAGCTGACCAAACGGTACAGCAGTGAAGAGGGCTCCCTGGTGATCCGCCAGGTGGCGGATACCTGGCAAATGATGGTATTGCCGGAATATGGTCAGGCGATCAAGGAGTTTGCCAAAATTATCGTCAAGAAGGGACTTTCGCGGGCGGCACTTGAAACCTTGGCCCTGATATCCCTGTTTCAGCCGATTACCAAAGCCGCTATCGATCTGCAGCGGGGCGCTGATTCGGCTGGATCGCTCAAGACGCTGCTCGAAAGAGGCTTGGTACATATCGATGGATATGCCGACAAACCGGGTAAGCCATACCTCTACCGGGTAACCCGGAAGTTTTATCAGACTTTTGGCATCGATGGTCCGGAAGGCTTGGAGCGACTGCAAAGGATCATCATGGTTCCGGGGGAAGAGCCGGTTGAATGA
- a CDS encoding cob(I)yrinic acid a,c-diamide adenosyltransferase, whose product MDNRGLLEVYYGTGKGKTTAALGLSLRAAGQGKRVLIIQFFKKRFTGELATLQCIPRVTVFQFGTGEFISRCEPGKDDRKEFLIGWELAKREMIAARYNLIVLDELTYAFHFGILDWNDCAEVLRNHPETVEVVVTGRSAPEELLAMADLVTEMRMVKHPAGKGIGPRQGIDF is encoded by the coding sequence GTGGATAACCGGGGTCTTCTGGAAGTTTATTACGGAACCGGCAAAGGGAAAACCACCGCGGCGCTGGGCCTGAGCCTTCGGGCGGCCGGACAGGGCAAGCGGGTACTGATAATTCAGTTTTTCAAAAAACGTTTTACCGGTGAACTGGCCACCCTACAATGTATTCCCAGAGTCACCGTGTTCCAGTTCGGAACCGGAGAATTTATCTCCCGATGTGAACCGGGGAAGGACGATCGGAAAGAATTTCTGATTGGCTGGGAACTGGCAAAACGGGAGATGATCGCCGCCCGGTACAACCTGATTGTTCTCGATGAACTCACCTATGCCTTCCATTTCGGCATTCTGGACTGGAACGACTGTGCAGAAGTTCTCCGGAATCACCCGGAGACCGTCGAGGTAGTGGTGACCGGGAGAAGTGCTCCGGAGGAGCTTCTGGCTATGGCTGACCTGGTGACGGAAATGAGAATGGTCAAACACCCGGCTGGGAAGGGGATCGGTCCCCGGCAGGGGATCGATTTCTGA
- a CDS encoding phosphopentomutase, producing MRILIALLDGVGMGELPDAAYYNDRGSHTLRNTARAVGGLHLPVLASLGLGLIDEIPGVPQPVSSQASYGKMLEQSPGKDTTTGHWEIAGLILDQPFPLYPEGFPNRIIDAVQKYFGKPVLGNVPASGTDIIARLGNEHLRTGAPIVYTSADSVFQVAAHVAVIPPEELYRFCEYARRILTGKDAVARVIARPFEGNAGNYVRTGGRRDYSLPPPARTLLDVLVAEGKITIGVGKIKDIFANRGVTRSYKTSGNRETFAVFRELANSGEGDLVWANFNDFDSLYGHRNDPRGFAKAIEEWDRELAELLEILTGNDVLLITSDHGCDPTFPGTDHTREYAPLLMYAPTLSPSHSLGVRKTFADIAATASCVLNVSWAGPGTAFFPA from the coding sequence ATGCGGATTCTGATCGCTCTCCTAGATGGGGTAGGAATGGGCGAACTTCCCGATGCCGCCTACTATAACGACCGAGGCAGCCATACCCTGCGAAATACGGCTCGAGCCGTCGGAGGCTTGCACCTGCCGGTCCTCGCCTCACTGGGTCTGGGACTGATCGATGAAATCCCCGGTGTTCCACAACCCGTTTCTTCGCAGGCTTCCTATGGAAAGATGCTGGAACAATCACCGGGGAAAGACACGACAACCGGACACTGGGAAATAGCTGGACTGATCCTTGACCAACCATTTCCACTGTATCCGGAAGGATTTCCCAATCGGATCATCGATGCGGTGCAAAAGTATTTCGGCAAACCGGTGTTGGGAAATGTGCCTGCCTCTGGAACCGACATCATCGCCCGACTGGGAAATGAACACCTCCGGACCGGCGCTCCCATTGTGTATACCTCGGCAGACAGCGTTTTCCAGGTTGCCGCTCATGTTGCGGTCATCCCCCCGGAAGAACTTTACCGTTTCTGCGAATATGCCCGCCGCATCCTCACCGGGAAAGACGCGGTCGCCAGGGTCATTGCCCGACCTTTTGAAGGCAACGCAGGAAACTATGTCCGAACGGGAGGGCGACGCGATTATTCTCTCCCGCCCCCTGCCCGAACTTTGTTGGACGTGCTTGTTGCGGAAGGGAAGATAACCATCGGCGTGGGTAAGATCAAGGATATATTTGCCAACCGGGGGGTTACCCGTTCCTATAAGACCTCGGGGAACCGGGAAACGTTCGCCGTATTTCGTGAACTGGCCAATAGCGGGGAGGGTGACTTGGTGTGGGCTAATTTCAACGATTTTGACAGTCTGTACGGCCACCGCAATGACCCCCGGGGGTTTGCGAAAGCCATCGAGGAATGGGACCGGGAACTGGCCGAGCTTCTTGAGATACTCACCGGTAACGATGTGCTCCTGATCACCAGCGACCATGGCTGCGACCCGACCTTCCCCGGGACAGATCACACCCGGGAATACGCCCCTCTCCTGATGTATGCTCCGACCCTTTCTCCCAGCCATTCTCTTGGAGTCCGAAAAACCTTTGCCGATATTGCTGCAACGGCCAGCTGCGTTTTGAACGTTTCCTGGGCAGGTCCCGGGACGGCCTTCTTTCCCGCGTGA
- a CDS encoding CBS and ACT domain-containing protein, with amino-acid sequence MLVRDRMSKTVVLVNSKTTILEAEKLMKEKGIRRLPVVDGGKIVGIVTYNDLLEAEPSKAISLSRFEITYLLSKMTVAEIMKKRVITIKPDTPIEEAALIMKKNNVGGMPVVQESQVIGVITESDIFGVLVETLGVEEGGTRITLELPMKAGVLYEVTSVIKNHQVNILSLATFHNPERANYRYIVIRVDSSNPDALLDDLTAKGFPIKHVWITPKEQG; translated from the coding sequence GTGTTAGTCCGAGATCGAATGAGCAAGACCGTGGTCCTCGTCAACAGCAAAACCACGATTCTGGAAGCGGAAAAACTGATGAAAGAAAAAGGCATTCGACGACTGCCGGTGGTGGATGGAGGAAAAATTGTGGGAATCGTCACCTACAACGATCTTCTCGAGGCCGAACCATCCAAGGCCATCTCGCTGAGCCGTTTTGAAATTACCTACCTACTCTCCAAAATGACCGTTGCCGAGATCATGAAGAAACGAGTCATCACCATTAAACCGGACACACCAATTGAAGAGGCCGCTTTGATCATGAAAAAAAATAATGTCGGCGGCATGCCGGTGGTCCAGGAAAGCCAGGTCATCGGGGTGATCACTGAATCCGATATTTTCGGGGTCCTGGTGGAAACACTGGGCGTGGAGGAGGGAGGAACGAGAATCACCCTGGAACTACCAATGAAAGCCGGTGTCCTCTATGAAGTGACCTCTGTGATCAAGAACCACCAGGTGAATATCCTAAGCCTGGCCACCTTTCACAATCCGGAAAGGGCAAACTACCGCTATATAGTTATCCGGGTAGATTCTTCCAACCCGGATGCCCTGCTTGACGACCTAACGGCAAAAGGCTTTCCCATCAAACATGTTTGGATTACGCCAAAGGAGCAGGGTTAG
- the aroH gene encoding chorismate mutase: MMRGIRGAICIDEDTHEQVLKAALDLFEKILEQNQLIPEAVGAVFITVTPDIRSAFPAEGIRRQDDFRLVPTMCAQEIPVSGALEKCLRMLVLADQPGKGQDDVHHIYLGQALALRRDLETMS, translated from the coding sequence ATGATGCGGGGTATACGAGGCGCCATCTGTATTGACGAAGATACGCACGAACAAGTTCTAAAGGCCGCCCTTGATCTGTTCGAAAAAATTCTGGAACAGAACCAACTCATTCCCGAAGCGGTCGGGGCGGTTTTCATCACCGTGACACCGGATATTCGCTCCGCATTTCCGGCCGAGGGGATCCGCCGACAGGATGACTTCCGCTTGGTTCCCACCATGTGTGCCCAGGAAATTCCTGTCAGCGGTGCATTGGAAAAATGTTTGCGTATGCTCGTTTTGGCCGATCAACCTGGAAAAGGGCAAGATGATGTTCATCACATCTACCTGGGTCAGGCTCTGGCTTTGCGCCGGGACCTGGAGACAATGTCGTGA
- the aroA gene encoding 3-phosphoshikimate 1-carboxyvinyltransferase, whose product MNTTTVRKWDRPLRGVLFCPRDKSLSHRAAMLGALCSGQTNIEGFSFCEDCRSTLRCLRSFGAEIKEEPVTHQVEVHSPGHRHLQEPDTVLDVGNSGTTIRMLSGIACGIEGLTVLTGDASIRKRPMKRIIDPLTATGALLGGRNHDRYPPLYVRGRRRLRAISYQMEVASAQVKSALLFASLFADDRSVIEELLPTRNHTENMLRYLGVSVVEQEKRLYLTPPDRMPATRFSLPGDPSSAAFPAALALLIPESSITIRNVGLNPLRTGFLECLRLMGADLTIIPQGECFSEGYGDIQIQHAPLQGIAIPREMIPSLVDEIPILAVLATQAQGVTSISGAGELRVKESDRLHGIARGLQLMGADITEEEDGLRITGPVKLRGAAVSSGKDHRIAMSLLVAGLAAEGETIVQESECIGVSYPEFFHDLALLGVQTFQPHGVQS is encoded by the coding sequence GTGAATACGACTACCGTCAGAAAATGGGATCGCCCCTTGCGGGGCGTGCTTTTTTGTCCTCGGGATAAATCCCTCAGTCATCGGGCGGCCATGCTTGGGGCCCTATGCTCGGGCCAGACCAATATTGAAGGGTTTTCTTTCTGTGAGGATTGCCGTTCCACCTTACGGTGTTTGAGGTCATTCGGTGCCGAAATCAAAGAAGAGCCGGTGACCCATCAAGTGGAAGTGCACTCGCCGGGTCACCGCCACTTGCAGGAACCGGATACTGTCCTTGATGTGGGAAATTCAGGGACCACCATTCGAATGCTGTCTGGAATCGCCTGTGGCATTGAAGGTCTGACCGTCCTGACCGGTGATGCGAGCATCCGCAAGCGGCCTATGAAACGAATCATCGATCCGCTGACCGCTACCGGAGCCCTTCTCGGGGGGAGAAATCACGACCGGTACCCACCGCTCTACGTACGGGGGAGGCGGCGTTTAAGGGCCATTTCCTACCAGATGGAGGTTGCCAGTGCCCAGGTAAAATCGGCCTTGCTCTTTGCTTCGCTCTTCGCCGACGACCGGTCGGTGATCGAGGAATTACTGCCCACCCGAAATCACACGGAAAACATGCTGCGCTACTTGGGGGTGTCCGTTGTGGAACAGGAAAAGCGACTTTACCTGACCCCTCCGGACAGGATGCCGGCTACCCGCTTTTCCCTCCCCGGAGACCCTTCTTCTGCAGCTTTTCCAGCGGCTCTGGCTTTGCTGATTCCCGAATCCTCGATTACCATACGGAACGTCGGTTTGAATCCTCTGCGTACCGGTTTTCTGGAATGCCTGCGGCTTATGGGAGCCGACCTGACTATCATTCCCCAAGGAGAGTGCTTCAGTGAGGGGTACGGCGATATCCAAATTCAACATGCCCCTTTGCAGGGTATCGCAATACCGAGGGAGATGATACCTTCTCTCGTCGATGAAATACCCATTCTGGCCGTTCTGGCGACCCAGGCCCAGGGGGTGACCAGCATTAGCGGGGCTGGAGAACTACGAGTCAAGGAATCGGACCGACTTCACGGCATCGCTCGAGGTTTACAGCTTATGGGAGCAGACATTACGGAAGAGGAGGATGGGTTGAGGATAACCGGTCCGGTCAAACTGCGGGGAGCCGCCGTCTCGTCAGGAAAAGATCATCGAATCGCCATGAGCTTGCTTGTGGCCGGTCTTGCTGCTGAGGGGGAAACCATAGTGCAGGAATCCGAATGTATCGGGGTGAGCTATCCGGAGTTTTTTCATGACCTCGCTCTTCTCGGTGTCCAGACCTTTCAACCCCACGGTGTGCAGTCGTGA